The genome window AATGAGTCTTGGACACAACAAAAAAAGGCATGAGCCCATGGTCGTATCAGGGTCACACCTCTTCTTGTATCAACCTTGTACCGCTTGTCTAGCCCCCGTTTCCGTAGGCAGGCAGACCCGTACAAAAGTTGCGCTTGAATATAATGACAATTACTCGGCGAGTTCTTGTCCCTTCGTTTCCCGGCCCCAGAACAGCACAGCCGCTGCGCCAATGAGGATGGTCACGAAGAAAATGGTGAAAATCAGGCTGATTGCCACTTCACGCTGAACCAGCATACCGACCATCAGTGGAGCAAGTACCCCACCGATCCGGCCTACCGATGTGGCAAGACCCACACCTGTCGAACGAACAGAAGTTGGATACAATTCCGGGCTGTAGGCGTACAGACCACCCCAGGCTCCCAGGTTAAAGAACGAGAGGCAGATCCCTGCGGCCAGGATCGTCGCTTCCGTTGTTGCCAGTCCGAACGCAATCGCACTGCATGCAGTCAACGTAAGATAGACAACAAGTACGAACTTGCGACCGTAACGTTCAATGAAGTACGCTGCGGTGAAGTAACCTGGCAACTGTGCGATCGTCATGATCAGCACGTATTGGAAGCTTTTAACCAACGTAAATCCTTTCGCCATCACAACCGATGGCAGCCATAGGAACATGCCATAATAAGAGAAAATGACGGTAAACCACAAAATCCAGAGCATCAACGTTGTACGACGATGTGGTGCTGACCAGACGGTAGTCACTTTCTCGCGGAACGTGATTTTACGAAGCTTGGCATGATTCTTATACCGCGGCGGGTCCTGAATGGCACGACGCAGATATAATGCGTAGAACGCCGGAAGTGCACCAATGGCAAAGGCAATTCTCCATCCGTACTCCGGGATGACAAAGTTGGCAATGAGCGCGGATACAATCCAGCCCCCTGCCCAGAAACTTTCCAATAATACAACGGCACGTCCACGTTCCGCTGTAGGCATCGACTCCGATACCAGTGTGGATGCCACGGGCAACTCTCCGCCAAGTCCAATACCTGCAACCAGACGCAGTGCACACAATACGGCAAATCCAGTCGCCAGTGCAGATAGACCGCTTGCAATCGTGAAGATTAACAAGGTCCACATTAGAATGGCCTTCCGTCCAAAACGGTCCGCAAGTGCCCCTGCAAGCAAAGCACCGAGTGCCATACCGATCGAGTTAATACTCGTAAGCACCCCGACTTGTCCGGGACTGAGACTCCATTCCTTGGCGAGTGCAGCCACGATAAAGGAGATCATACCCACTTCCATCGCATCAAACAGCCAGCTCATACCGGCACTGAACAGCAGCTTACGCTGCTTGGGATTCCGCAATACTTCCAGTTTGCTCATCACTTATAGCTCCCTTGATCTCTATGTAGTCACTCTGACACTAAATCATTATTATGCAGAATGCTCGAGAAATCAATGCAAAATAAGCTTTTCCTTCCGATTTCTACGATACCTCACCCCTTGAGTGAACCCGCTGTCAGACCTGCAACGAAGTAACGCTGGAGTAACAGGAACAGCACAATCATCGGAATAGCAGTGACAAGTACACCCGTGAGCATCATCGGATAGTTGGTTACATACTCCCCACGGAATTGCATCAGTGCGAGTGGTAAAGTCAGTTTGGACTTACTGCTGAGCATGAGCATCGGAATAAGCAAGTCATTCCATACCATGACGAGCAGGAACGTCGCTGTTGCCGCCAGCGAAGGTGCAGCAAGTGGCAGTGCAATCCGGGTATAGAGCCTCCATTCGTTTGCTCCATCCATACTGCCCGCTTCCAGAATCTCCGAATTGAGCATACGCATGAAGCCTGTCAGCATGAACACAGAAACAGGCATCAGCATTGCGGCGGATACGACAATCAGGCCCGTCAGACTGTCCGACCATCCAAGCGTCCGCGTGAGGGAATAGATTGGCAGCATGCTCACCTGGGAAGGAACAATTAGGCCTGCCACGAACAGCGCAAATACGATTTTGCCTACGCTGCCGCCCCAGCGGACAATGGCGTAAGCAATCATGCTGCTCAGTACTAACTCAATCGCAACCGTACCGAGCGTTACGACCAGACTGTTCCCGAAGTATTGCCACATCGGCTGATTGCGGAACATGCCAATGACGTTATCCCACGTGAACGGGTCCGGCCAGCTGAATGGACTGGTGAAGAAGTTGCTGCTTGTTTTGAACGAAGATACAAATACAAAATACAGCGGAACAAGAATCAGCAGCGCGTACACCAACAGGATCAGTCGATTGAACCATTTTAAAACCATATAAACTCCCTCCCTTCTTTTTTAAGTCTATTAGGTCAACTTCGGTGCCGTTCAGGTTCGCCGTTCGGATGGAACGGTTACGACAAATACTTCTACATCTCATTCAGTCACGGCTCACATACTCACGAACACACGTCCAATCTTCAATAGCTTACCCGGTCGGCACGAAGTGCCTTGAACTGCA of Paenibacillus sp. FSL R5-0517 contains these proteins:
- a CDS encoding carbohydrate ABC transporter permease, coding for MVLKWFNRLILLVYALLILVPLYFVFVSSFKTSSNFFTSPFSWPDPFTWDNVIGMFRNQPMWQYFGNSLVVTLGTVAIELVLSSMIAYAIVRWGGSVGKIVFALFVAGLIVPSQVSMLPIYSLTRTLGWSDSLTGLIVVSAAMLMPVSVFMLTGFMRMLNSEILEAGSMDGANEWRLYTRIALPLAAPSLAATATFLLVMVWNDLLIPMLMLSSKSKLTLPLALMQFRGEYVTNYPMMLTGVLVTAIPMIVLFLLLQRYFVAGLTAGSLKG
- a CDS encoding MFS transporter, translating into MSKLEVLRNPKQRKLLFSAGMSWLFDAMEVGMISFIVAALAKEWSLSPGQVGVLTSINSIGMALGALLAGALADRFGRKAILMWTLLIFTIASGLSALATGFAVLCALRLVAGIGLGGELPVASTLVSESMPTAERGRAVVLLESFWAGGWIVSALIANFVIPEYGWRIAFAIGALPAFYALYLRRAIQDPPRYKNHAKLRKITFREKVTTVWSAPHRRTTLMLWILWFTVIFSYYGMFLWLPSVVMAKGFTLVKSFQYVLIMTIAQLPGYFTAAYFIERYGRKFVLVVYLTLTACSAIAFGLATTEATILAAGICLSFFNLGAWGGLYAYSPELYPTSVRSTGVGLATSVGRIGGVLAPLMVGMLVQREVAISLIFTIFFVTILIGAAAVLFWGRETKGQELAE